In Sphaerospermopsis torques-reginae ITEP-024, the genomic window TCCAGAAATTTCAGTCTGTCACAGAACAAGCACAATATTTAATTGATACCAGTTGTGAATTAGATGTCGGACTAGGAAAATATTTACAGTGGTATGCTGTGAGATTAGAAAAGTGATTGGTGATTGGTGACTGGTGACTGGTGACTGGTGACTGGGTAATCATTTTATTTTTCCCAATTACCAATTACCAATTACCAATTACCAATTACCAATTACCCATTAATTTTGAGTAGTAATTAACTCTAGTTCAATTCTATCTTCATCAGGTTGTGTAATTTTTACATCAACATTAGGCGCAAAATATTTGGTCATTTTCTCATGTTTTTGTAGCCAAATATCAAGAGGAATAAAAGGCGAATCAAATTCTAAAATCAAGGAATAAGCACCGTTAACTTCTATTTCTCTTAAACCAGTCACTACTGGACGTTCTTCATCGTTAGGACTCAAACCTAAGTATGTCAACGCCCGATCTAAATGAGCTTCTTGTCCGTAGCAAAATCTAGTGATGTCAGTGCGGATTTTATTTTGAGTTACAGTAGCTTGTTGTTTTCTGAGTGCTAATACTGATTCTGTGGTAGGTTGGCTAAAGGGTATGGGCTTGAGTTCATTAGCTTTGAGTGCTAAACCTCCCAGCAATAGAGGAAAACCATAAAAAAAGCCCACCAAGTTGAGAGTCGCGTTATCAGCAGCATAAGCTACAAAACCGACAATGGTTAATATGCTACCCAAGGTTAAACCGAGTGTTCCCAAAGAAATTTTGCCCAGCATGATTTGAAATGTTGGAAATGTTTATTATTTCTTAACATCTTACAGCAGTAGTCGGGAGTCAGTAGTCGTAGGGGCGAAGCATTCGGGCAACAAATATCAATTTTATGAACAGGCTATTTTCCGAATGCTTCGCCCGTACAGGAGTCAGCGAATTTTCCTACTGAAAGTTCATGATTAGCTTGAGCCGATTTTGCGTTAAGTTTAATGAAGAATAGGTAAAATAGGAATAAAACAATGGATCTACAAACACTTAAAGAACGAATTGCCAAAGTTCAAAGTAAACGTGAATACCTGCTGAGTCTTCTGGAACAACCAAATTTAGGTACTTTAAGAGTTGATGTAAATCAAGCTTTAGAAGAATTAGATGATTTAATTGATGAATTTAGACGCAATATTCCCGAATCAGAAACTAATTAATCTAAAATAAGCAAAATCAAAATATACGTCGGCAACCGTAATTTTCCGGTACAGCCGACGATCTTGATTTTCCTAAAAAAATCTTTCCTAACCCATCACTGAATTGTTGATAGCACGTTGGCCTAGTTGTCTAACCAAAGCGATGAGTTCTGTTGTGGGTACATCTTTTTTGCAAACCTCATCAAAACTGGGCATTGCCTTTGTTTGTTGCAAGTGTGCATCATCTATTGATGAATAAGCCAGGATTTGAGTATTTGGAGATATAGATTTAATATAACCGGAAGCACGCCAACCATCCATAACTGGCGTATGTAAATCTAGCACAATTACGTCAGGCTGGAAACTTTTGACCATTTCTATAGCTTCTTGACCATTACTAGCTAAACCTACAACTTGCATATTCTCTTGAGCAGAAAAAGCGAACTGTAAGGTTAAACGAGTTAGTTCGTGATCATCAACCAATAGAACGCGCAAGGAAGAAGACTCACAGGACAACATTACCATTCCCGGAAACTGAAAATTATATACAAGAGTTTCTTTAGTTTATGGGAGTAAGTGCCTGTCTTGACTCTATCCTACGGATGAATAACGGGTGTTTGTGTATAAAGAAATGATGAAGTTTTGAGGCAGGAGGCAGGAGGCAGGAGGCAGGAGGCAGGAGTTTTTTTATTTTGGATTTTGGATTTTGGATTTTGGATTTTGGATTTTGGATTGTTTTTGTCAACTCCAAGCTAAAGTCTAAAATCTAAAATCTAAAATTTTTCTTCCCTGTTCCCTGTTCCCTGTTCCCTGTTCCCTGTTTATGTGGTGTGTGTAGAACGCAAAGCCATAGACATGAGAATTTTTTGAGAATTAGCTTCAGGACAATCTTCACAGGGTCGCCTTTGGATATAAGTACCATCAGCTTGTAAATCCCAAGCTTGACGATTATCTGCTAACATAATTCCCAGAATTTCTTGCAAGTCTTTAGCAATTTCTGGATCTCTAATAGGTGTGATCACTTCGACTCGACGATCTAAATTACGACGCATCCAATCAGCACTGCCTATATATATTTCTTCTTGATTATTGTTGTAGAAGTAAAAAATGCGGGAGTGTTCTAAGAAGCGGCCAATAATGCTGATAATGCGAATATTTTCACTGATGTCTTTGAGTCCAGGACGCAAACAGCATATACCCCGGACTATCAGATCAATTTTTACGCCAGCACGGGAAGCATTGTATAGGGCAGTAATAATTTCCGGATCGACGAGGGAATTCATTTTAGCAACAATGCGCCCGGAAAATCCATTTTGGACATTTTCCATTTCTCGGTTAATTAGTTCGAGAAAGCGATCGCGCATATTTACAGGTGCAACTAATATTTCTCGATAGGTTTTTTGGCGAGAATATCCTGTTAAAAAGTTAAACACATCTGTTAAATCAGCACCCAATTCTTCTCGGCAACTTAATAACCCCAAATCTGTATATAGTCGTGCTGTTTTTGGGTTATAGTTTCCCGTGCCAATATGTACATAACGACGCATCCGGTCTTTTTCTCGCCGCACTACCATAACAATTTTGCTATGGGTTTTCAGACCGACTAAACCATAAACAACATGAACACCAACTCTTTCTAAACGTCTAGCCCAGTAAATATTATTTTCCTCATCAAACCGGGCTTTTAATTCTACTAATACAGAAACTTGTTTACCATTTTCTGCGGCGGCAATTAAAGCATTAACTATGGGTGAATCTCCGGAAGTCCGGTAAAGAGTCATTTTGATAGCTAATACTTGAGGGTCCCAGGCAGCATGGGTAATAAAACGCTCCACTGTGCCGGAAAATGATTGATAGGGATGATGTACCAGTAAGTCTTTTTCCCGAATTACAGCAAAAAAATCTTTTCCTTCTTCTACGTCTAATACATCTGGGTCTATACTGGGTTCTCTGAGGCGTTGTAAGCGGGAAGGGACTACTGACTGTCGTGGTGGTTCTTTGAGTTCTGGCAATGGTAAAGCCATAAAATACATCAAATCTCGCAGTCCCAATAAACCATCTACTTCATAAACATCGTTTTCGCTTAATTCCAAATCTTGCAACAGGCGAGAACGCAAAATTTCTGGTGTTTGGGATTGAATTTCTAGGCGAACTGGAGTTCCACCCATGCGACGTTTACGCAGTTCTTGTTCAATAGCTAATAATAAATCATCGGCTTCGTCTTCTTCGAGTTCTAGATCAGCATCGCGTGTAATGCGGAAGGGGTGATATTCCTGAATATTCATCCCTGGAAATAGGTATTCTAGATTGTGGGCGATCGCCTGTTCCAAAGGTACACCGATCCAATGAACCTGTTTTCCGTTGTTTTCAATTCCTAATTCTGATGGTAAAGGTATAAATCTCGGTAAAACATTAGGAACTTTAACTCTGGCAAAAAATTCTTCTTCTGTTTCTGGGTTTTTCACCACCACAGCTAAATTTAAGCTGAGATTAGAAATGTAGGGAAAAGGATGACTAGGATCAACTGCTAAAGGAGTCAGTACGGGAAAGATTTGTTCTTTAAAGTAATTATCTAAATAAGTCCGCTGTGTGTCATTCATTTCTATATATTTCAAAATATGAATACCATGATTTGCCAACAGCGGTTGTAAAACTTGCTCAAATTGTTCGTTTTGTTTTTTTACCAACGGATTCAGGTGCAATCTAATTTCATCTAGTTGTTGTTGGGGTGTGCGTCCATCAGGAGTTAAGGAGTTTACTTTAGCGTCTACCTGTTGCTTTAAAGCTGCAACTCGCACCATAAAAAATTCATCTAAGTTAGAACTAAAAATAGCCAAAAATTTCAACCGTTCCAGTAGTGGAGTACGATCATCACAAGCTTCATGTAATACTCTACTATTAAATTGTAACCAGCTTAACTCGCGGTTAATATAGTATTTTGGATCATTCAGATTAATGCTAGGGGCAGTCTTTTTAGATTTTGGCATAATTAATTATGGGCTGGTGGATGTCACGCAGGAGGCAGGAGGTAAGAGGCAAGAGGTAAGAAGCAGCTATGCAGGCGGCAGGAGGCAGGAGGCAAGAGGTAATAGTTAATAGTTAATAGTTGGTAGTTAATTAATCTAATTAATATATTAATTTTTGGTTAAGAGATATTTAAAAATGAGGAAAGATAAAAGTTGTAAGTTGGATGAAAAAACTTTTAACTTTTATTTTCCCTATTCCCTATTTCCTATTCCCCTTTCCCTAGTGTAATGTTTCAAGCCACTCGTCGCCGTCTTGCTCTTTGGTACACTGCTGTTACTGCTATCTTACTACTCTTGTTTGCCACTGGGGTGTATTTATATGTCCGCAGCACTCTAATTGAAAGAATTGATGATACCCTAAATCATGTGGTGGAAGTGGTAGAGCGTTCTTTAGTCATTGAACCTGTTAACTTCCCACTTGATAAACTCCGCGTCAATGTAGAAGCGAGTTTTCGTAATAATGCTGATACAGCGGAAGATGATCATATTGACCTAGAATGGTTTAGTCCCACTGGTGAATTACGGTGGTCAACTTTTTCCGAACCTTTAAATATTCCTATTCATAGCAATACCGGTGAAACTGTGCGAGTGGTGGGGATGGGGGGATGGGGAGACTCAGAACTGTTATTGAGACAAGTTACCCATCGGGTAGAGGTGGGAAGACAGGTTTTAGGTTATCTGCGTGTGAGTCATCCTTGGTTTGAAGTGACTAAACCCAGTCGTCAGTTAATTTTTGATTTGGGTTTGGGTACTGGGTTGATGGTGCTTTCGGTAGCTGCTAGTGGTTGGTTTTTATCTGGTAAAGCGATGGAACCAGTGGGGGAGTCTTACCAACGTCTCAAGCAGTTTACCGCTGATGCTTCCCATGAACTCAGAAGTCCGATCGCTTTAATTCAAACTAATGTACAAGTGGCGTTGGCTGATTTAGACTTAGAATCTAGTAGTATTTCTCATTATCGCCAACAATTAAAATTAGTAGAAAGATTAACCCAGCGTTTGGGTAGGTTGGTGAATGATTTATTGTTTCTTGCACGACAGGATAGTGGTATTAGTGCGGTTGTATTTTCACCTTGTCCTGTGGATGCTTTGTTGATGGAAGTGGTGGAAGAACAACAACTTTTAGCTACAGAAAAGGAAATTTCTCTAACTTTAAATTTAGTTGATCCGCCAGGGGAAATTGATCCAGAATTACAGGAAAATTGGTTTACTGTGATGGGTAACTGGGATGAACTGGTCAGGTTATTTACCAATTTAATCGGTAATGCTTTGCAATATACCCCAACTCCAGGAAAGGTACAGGTGGAGTTAGGAAGAGTTGCGGGAATGCGTTATGGTTTTACTGGTTTACAAATTAAAATCTGTGATACGGGAATTGGTATTCCTAGTGAGTCTTTACCAAGATTATTTGATAGATTTTATCGTGTAGATCCAGCGCGTTCTCATCAAAGTCGGGAAAGTACGACGGGTTCAGGTTTGGGTTTAGCGATCGCTCAAGCTATTGTGGAACATCATCAAGGACAAATTCAAGTTGAAAGTGTTGTTGGTAAAGGTACTACTTTTATTGTCACTTTACCAATCTCTCTGGAGTATTAAATTTAAGAATTTAGGAGTCAGGAGTCGTAGGGGCGAAGCATTCGTGCGACAAATTATCAATTTTATGAAAAGGCTATTGTCCGAATGCTTCGCCCGTACAGGAGTCAGGAGTTAGATGCAATATTGATGTCTAGTTTATCCAATAGACATCTGGTGGTAATGGATGTAGAGACGTTGCATGCAAAGTCTCTACAAGGGTTTCAAACACGCATATTTAATTACCGGAGATATCCAATAAGTAGGTCAACATAATTAAACGTAAAATAGGAGGTGGATAGATCCCCGACTTCTTGAAGAAGTCGGGGATCTGGGTATTAGAGGTTGTTTGAAAAGTCTAAATTCATATATCCCTTGGCGATTATAATAAAACATCCTCTAAGTAAATAGTGCGAATATCAGCTGGTAATTTGTCTTCTAGCATACGATAACCTTCTTGAAGCAAATTGGCTACTTGTTGAGGAGAAATTTTTTCACCTTCAGCTTGTAAGTAAGCAGAAATGCGAGTTTCACTCCAATGGAAAGTTTGCGCCATTAAGACAATCAAGCGCAATAATGGCGGTACTTGATCTAATGCCTGTTCTATATAACACCATAAAGGTGGCGAAGTGTCTTTAAGTGAATAATGAATAGCCTCTGTTGGCGGTAGTTTCATTTCATTAATGCAAAAAGCTGTCATATTGATTAACCAGTTTTGCAAAGTTAATACTTCTTCCCCTGTTTCTGGGTTAGTTAAATATAGTCCACCGAGTTCATAATATATATGTCGCCAAGTGAGCGCAAATAGATAATCTGCCTGAACAGGCGATCGCGCCGAATGTTGAATCAAAGTATAGACTATAGGGCTATAACGGCAAAAAATAGCAGTAAAGTATTTGCCATGATCAGGATAGCGCCTCAACAAAGTCAGTAGTTCTTGATCACTGTGATCAAACAGCGACTTCACCAGCGGATGGTTAGCTTCAGGAAAGGATGGTATTTGCACAAGCGTTTTAGTAAATGGTTGTTAAAAGATACATAGTAAAGTTTAGTAAACAGTAATTGGTAATGGGTAATTGGTAATTGGTAAGAACTCTTAACTGTCACCTGTTCCCTGTTCCCTGTTCCCTGTTCCTGAGATAAACTAAAAAAATGGCTATATGCTAGTCTTTATTGACGATACTAAAAGCCGCTCCTTTATACAATCTTCATTTATTCATGGTTATAGCAGCTAATTTGATACCTATCTTGCATAGTTCCTTGACTTTAGCTTCTTTCTTACCTTCCCTGCCTTTGGATAGCCTTTTCTCTACCCAAGGCATTATGATTATGCTGTTGGCGGCCTATGCTGGTGCAATGTGGATGTTTCTTACCAGCGCCCCAAAAGTTTATACTGTGATGGTGTCAGATTTGGAAATTGCCCGACAACTGTATGAAGGTTTGCTAGATTTGCCCGCAGCAGAAGTACCTTTGCACTATTACTACAACTACGAACAAACTATTGGTGCAACGGGGATTGATCCGCTTTATATGTCTTCTAGTCCCAGTTGGTCTAATAAAACCATGACTAATGGCAGTGATGGACTATGGTATCAATTAAAGAAAAATACTCAACTGCACATTATTACTGGTGCGAGTTTAGGAACTAAAAATCAACAGCGTCATGTTTGTTTTGACCGTGATTGTTTGGAGTTGATTTTAATGCGGGTGGAAGTGCGGGGTTTGAAGTTTAAAATTCGCAATCAAAAACCTTTGAATTTTTTGGTGAAGGACTATGAAGGCCGTGTGATTGAAATGGCTGAAGTTACTGGTTAGTTAGGGTTTGCTGATTCAATAAATATAGGACTTACGCAAGATTGGACTAAAAACCTGATTTTTGCGGTAATTCATGAATTACCCCTACTTTCGTTATTTTTTGCGTAAGTCCTGAAATAAAAGAAGTCGGGGAACTGCTGAATAAGGGGTATCTAAATATTTTACTTTACTAAATTCCAAGGAATTGCTATAACCTTATTGACGACGATCAAGTAAAGCATGACGGGAAAAAATTCCCTGCAATTTCAAATTAGTAAAATCTATAATTGCATTAATTAAATCCCTTTGCTCTGAGCTTAAATTAACCGCTTCTATTGCTTCGTTAAGGTTACTACCATGATGTAAATGATAGGCAAGTTTTTTCTGTTGTTCAACATCTAAAACTACCAGAATTTCCTTGTTGCGACGTTGACGGACAGCTTGCATTTTTTGCCGTTCCTGGGGAGTTAAATCATTTTCGGAAATATTAATAGTATGTTGAGTATTTTCGCTAAATGCAGTGAAAATGACTTGAGATGAACTAGATGAACTAGATGAACTATCAGCGGAAGCTATGGTAATTTCTGGTAATAACAAAGCTAAAAAAACAACAAGCACTAACGCTAATAACCGTTTTGTCAATTGAATATTCATGTTGAGACGTGGGAAATTTAATTTTGTCTTCAGGATTAAGTTTGTTATGTATGAGAACCTGTTGACATAATGCTAAACCTTGATTCCAAGCGTGTCTAGCTACTCCTGCGTGTTGTGCCAGTAGTAGTCTTTGTTGCTTGCTTACCTTCAATTCTGTCTTGAATCCTAGTAGCATAATTGTATTTTACAGCCAAATCCGCACACATAACAAGAGCCGATGACTTTAACTCGGAGCATAAGTAAGCAATTGTTAGTAATTGTTAGCTTTTGGCTTAATGTTAATTAACCCTCACAATTTTCCTACGTTTAGGGACAGAGATTGAAAACCCGGTGAAATTTTACCAATTACCTATATTTTTTCTCTATGACTAAATTCAGAAATTGATAATAAAGAAATATATATAAGAGGTATTAGAATTACATTATTTTATATTTTCCAACTTGACGCTATCATCAAAGTCATTATCAAAAGTCATGATCAGAGGTGATAGTCATGAGTGAACAGGTATTAGAAAAAACCGCAATCAACAATAACCTTACTGAAGAAAGAGAAATTGATTTAGAGACTGCTTTCCGAGATTCTCATGTACAAGACATTCTTGATAAATTAGATCAGGAATTAGTCGGGTTGAAATCCGTCAAAAACAAAATTAAAGAAATGGCGGCTTTGTTGTTGGTTGACCGTATTCGTAAAAGTCTGGGTTTAGATGCAGGTGCGCCTAGTTTACACATGACATTTTTAGGCAATCCAGGCATGGGTAAAACTACTGTAGCTATGCGGATGGCGGAAATTCTCTATCGTTTAGAATACATCCGCAAAGAAAGCGTAATTTTAGTCACGAGAGATGATTTAGTTGGCCAAGGTATTGGACAAACTGGACCGAAAACCAGGGAAGTTTTAAATAATGCAATGGGTGGTGTGTTACTCATTGATGAAGCTTATACTTTATATCGTCCAGATCATCCTGGTGATTTTGGTTTAGAAGCAATTGAAATTTTGATGCAGGTAATGGAAAATCAGCGAGATGATTTAGTTGTCATTCTTGCTGGTTATAAAACTCAAATGGAGCATTTTTTCCATAGTAATCCAGGAATGAATTCTCGGATTGGGTTACACATTGAGTTTAATGATTACAGTGTTGATAGTTTGATGATTATCGCTCAATCTATAGTCAAAAATCAGAACTATTGTTTTAGTGAAGATGCAGAAACAGCGTTCCGTGAATATTTAATTAGACGGAAGAATATGCCCCATTTTGCTAATGCTCGTAGTGTGAGAAATGCTATAGATAGGGCGCGTTTGCGTCAAGCTAATCGTTTATTAAGTAGTGGCAAAAAATTAAATAAACAAGATTTAATTACTATTGAAGCGGCTGATATTCTCGCTAGTCGGGTATTTAGAGAAGGTGTTCCCGACTGTGAAACGGAAAGTTAGTGATTGGCGACTGGGGACTGGGGACTGGGTAAAAAATAAATTATTCCCTATTCTCTATTCCCTTCTTACTGTCACCTGTCACCTGTCACCTATTCCCTATTCTGCCTTTTTCATTTTGTCAATTTCTTTTTGTAATTCTTCAATTTGTTTTCTTAATTTTTCTGCTTCATCTTCTGGTGTTTCAACTTTAACATTTACTGCACCTTCTGATGGGGTTTTTTGATAGTTACCTTGGTTGATTTGCTGATATTCTTCTGATACTGCCCAAGTGCGTAAATAATGGACTCTATCTACAGGGAAAGGATGACTCAGCATCATTCCTTGAGCGCCATTATACATGAGAAATTTATATACTTGATTGAGTCCATTATCATCTAGTGCTTGATATTTTTCTGACTGCTGAATAAATTCTTGTAAACTACATTCGTGGGCATATTTGTTACTGCCTCCTGATATTTTCATCATGGTTGATATGACTGTATTGAGGTCATCCATGACTAATAATGCGGCGCGATCTGCGGATAATTCGGCTTTACGTCGCCATTCAAAAAAGGCAAAAATTAAAGCTTGAGTGACTAAATTTCCCAAACCAAAGGTTAATTCGCCAATGGTGGAAGCGGCGCTCATTGCCCACATCGCCATTTGAATTAAAATAGTATGACCACATTTAATATGCCCCAGTTCATGAGCTAATACTGTCCTAATTTCGGCTTCATTGAGTAAGTCGAGTATGCCCGTATTAACTACTATGTAAGGATTTTCTTGCCCTAGTGCGTAGCTGTTAGCTTGGGGGTTTTGTGAGATAAATAGTGCTGGTTCTGGGTAAATATCCAGATCCCGTACACATTCCCGAAACATCTGGTAAATAGTGGAATATTGTCGTGGTCCAACTTGGATATTATTGCCCATTAAATAAATTAATTGCGGGCGTTCATAGACAAATTCCACAAATTTACGAGCGATTAAATCAAAGCCCGGTAAACTGCGTAAAGCTTGTTCGGCTTGGCGATCTAGTGGATGTCTGAAGGCTTCGCTGGAAATTCCTTTGTAAGTTGGCATAATGTAAAGATGTTAGTGATTGGGGACTGGGGATTGGGGACTGGGAACAGGTGACAGGTGACAGGTGACAGGTGACAGGAGAAATGAAAATTGTAACTTTTGCCTCTTGCCTCTTGCCTCTTGCCTTTTGCCTTCTATTCCCTGTTCCCTATTCCCTGTTCCCTGACAACATAATAAAAGTGTGGCAGTTCGGAAAAAAGTCACTTGTTATGGGATGAAAAGCGTGTGATTGAGGCTGAAGTTCATTTATCACTACATAACTTCCTGCGATCGCAGGAGGGTTTTCCAACTTGGCCTCATCACTTGACGATGGCACGGTTGGTAGCACGGGCTTTACGTTTGGGACGTAGTGCTTTAATTCAAGTCGGGGCTGTTTGTGGCTACCAAGGGCGATATCGCACCAGTTTTATTGCCTCTGCTTTGATGTGGCATGGTCCTGTAATTATTGTGGCATCAGAAACTGTCCAGCAAAGGTTACTAAATATAGAAATTCCCCGTCTCCAGCAGTGGTTATCAGGTAATAAACCCATCAGAACTGGTGAAGTTTGGCCTGGTTCTGATTTTCAAGGGTTGCTGTTAACTTCCCCCCAAGCCTGGTTAAAAGGGCAGTTGGCTGATAATGGTAGTTTTCCCTCTAATATTCCTACTATTATTGATGGTGTTGATGATTTGGAAGATTGGGTTCGTGATCAGCTAACCCAAGATGTTCAATCTCATGATTGGGATCAACTGATGTTGGCTTGTCCCCAGGAAGCGGAGGTGATTCGTGAAGCTAGGGTACAATTGACGCATGAATTATTTCAGCATCCAGAAAATCCTTACAACTGTTATCTGATCTCTCAAAGGGAAATTGAGATTTTACAAGGTCTGTTTTTGGCTTTAGATCCTGATCACCTCCCGGATGTTTGGCGAGACTTCAGGCAAAAATTCCAAAATTACAATGAAATCTCTTTTTCGCCCATCTCCCCATTTCCTGTTCTCTTCTGGGCTACTATTGCTCGTCGTCAAGGGTTGTTTTCTTTACATTATGCCCCAATTGAACTGGCCAAAACACTCACACCAATTTGGCAGCGTCAACCTGTAGTATTGATTGGCAGTGCTTTAGAACCTGAAACGGAAGTTCCTCTATTCCGTCAGCGTTTGGGGTTAGGGGATGTGACTTGTTTAAAGTTTGCTACTGATAGTCAAGGGGAAGCGATTCAGCTTTATGCACCCTATAAGTTACCTT contains:
- a CDS encoding response regulator — protein: MVMLSCESSSLRVLLVDDHELTRLTLQFAFSAQENMQVVGLASNGQEAIEMVKSFQPDVIVLDLHTPVMDGWRASGYIKSISPNTQILAYSSIDDAHLQQTKAMPSFDEVCKKDVPTTELIALVRQLGQRAINNSVMG
- a CDS encoding glyoxalase-like domain protein; amino-acid sequence: MVIAANLIPILHSSLTLASFLPSLPLDSLFSTQGIMIMLLAAYAGAMWMFLTSAPKVYTVMVSDLEIARQLYEGLLDLPAAEVPLHYYYNYEQTIGATGIDPLYMSSSPSWSNKTMTNGSDGLWYQLKKNTQLHIITGASLGTKNQQRHVCFDRDCLELILMRVEVRGLKFKIRNQKPLNFLVKDYEGRVIEMAEVTG
- a CDS encoding sigma-70 family RNA polymerase sigma factor; the encoded protein is MQIPSFPEANHPLVKSLFDHSDQELLTLLRRYPDHGKYFTAIFCRYSPIVYTLIQHSARSPVQADYLFALTWRHIYYELGGLYLTNPETGEEVLTLQNWLINMTAFCINEMKLPPTEAIHYSLKDTSPPLWCYIEQALDQVPPLLRLIVLMAQTFHWSETRISAYLQAEGEKISPQQVANLLQEGYRMLEDKLPADIRTIYLEDVLL
- a CDS encoding AAA family ATPase, with the translated sequence MSEQVLEKTAINNNLTEEREIDLETAFRDSHVQDILDKLDQELVGLKSVKNKIKEMAALLLVDRIRKSLGLDAGAPSLHMTFLGNPGMGKTTVAMRMAEILYRLEYIRKESVILVTRDDLVGQGIGQTGPKTREVLNNAMGGVLLIDEAYTLYRPDHPGDFGLEAIEILMQVMENQRDDLVVILAGYKTQMEHFFHSNPGMNSRIGLHIEFNDYSVDSLMIIAQSIVKNQNYCFSEDAETAFREYLIRRKNMPHFANARSVRNAIDRARLRQANRLLSSGKKLNKQDLITIEAADILASRVFREGVPDCETES
- a CDS encoding helicase C-terminal domain-containing protein gives rise to the protein MIEAEVHLSLHNFLRSQEGFPTWPHHLTMARLVARALRLGRSALIQVGAVCGYQGRYRTSFIASALMWHGPVIIVASETVQQRLLNIEIPRLQQWLSGNKPIRTGEVWPGSDFQGLLLTSPQAWLKGQLADNGSFPSNIPTIIDGVDDLEDWVRDQLTQDVQSHDWDQLMLACPQEAEVIREARVQLTHELFQHPENPYNCYLISQREIEILQGLFLALDPDHLPDVWRDFRQKFQNYNEISFSPISPFPVLFWATIARRQGLFSLHYAPIELAKTLTPIWQRQPVVLIGSALEPETEVPLFRQRLGLGDVTCLKFATDSQGEAIQLYAPYKLPLPNTPEFQGAFIHQVRTLVCLSATAPGLTVVLVGDVPLKARVGAILASEFGSRVQVEKTCLDENGILVSGWEFWRSHQGVLPAPRLLIIATLPLPSLENPLVAGRVAYYKRSHQDWFRLYLLPTALNELQRAIAPVRENQGIVALLDSRVVNRSYGAQILAALSPLARLNYLDPSLFSPNNEDNSNME
- a CDS encoding helix-turn-helix domain-containing protein, with translation MLLGFKTELKVSKQQRLLLAQHAGVARHAWNQGLALCQQVLIHNKLNPEDKIKFPTSQHEYSIDKTVISVSACCFFSFVITRNYHSFR
- a CDS encoding M48 family metallopeptidase; protein product: MPTYKGISSEAFRHPLDRQAEQALRSLPGFDLIARKFVEFVYERPQLIYLMGNNIQVGPRQYSTIYQMFRECVRDLDIYPEPALFISQNPQANSYALGQENPYIVVNTGILDLLNEAEIRTVLAHELGHIKCGHTILIQMAMWAMSAASTIGELTFGLGNLVTQALIFAFFEWRRKAELSADRAALLVMDDLNTVISTMMKISGGSNKYAHECSLQEFIQQSEKYQALDDNGLNQVYKFLMYNGAQGMMLSHPFPVDRVHYLRTWAVSEEYQQINQGNYQKTPSEGAVNVKVETPEDEAEKLRKQIEELQKEIDKMKKAE
- the ppk1 gene encoding polyphosphate kinase 1, translated to MPKSKKTAPSINLNDPKYYINRELSWLQFNSRVLHEACDDRTPLLERLKFLAIFSSNLDEFFMVRVAALKQQVDAKVNSLTPDGRTPQQQLDEIRLHLNPLVKKQNEQFEQVLQPLLANHGIHILKYIEMNDTQRTYLDNYFKEQIFPVLTPLAVDPSHPFPYISNLSLNLAVVVKNPETEEEFFARVKVPNVLPRFIPLPSELGIENNGKQVHWIGVPLEQAIAHNLEYLFPGMNIQEYHPFRITRDADLELEEDEADDLLLAIEQELRKRRMGGTPVRLEIQSQTPEILRSRLLQDLELSENDVYEVDGLLGLRDLMYFMALPLPELKEPPRQSVVPSRLQRLREPSIDPDVLDVEEGKDFFAVIREKDLLVHHPYQSFSGTVERFITHAAWDPQVLAIKMTLYRTSGDSPIVNALIAAAENGKQVSVLVELKARFDEENNIYWARRLERVGVHVVYGLVGLKTHSKIVMVVRREKDRMRRYVHIGTGNYNPKTARLYTDLGLLSCREELGADLTDVFNFLTGYSRQKTYREILVAPVNMRDRFLELINREMENVQNGFSGRIVAKMNSLVDPEIITALYNASRAGVKIDLIVRGICCLRPGLKDISENIRIISIIGRFLEHSRIFYFYNNNQEEIYIGSADWMRRNLDRRVEVITPIRDPEIAKDLQEILGIMLADNRQAWDLQADGTYIQRRPCEDCPEANSQKILMSMALRSTHTT
- a CDS encoding sensor histidine kinase; the protein is MFQATRRRLALWYTAVTAILLLLFATGVYLYVRSTLIERIDDTLNHVVEVVERSLVIEPVNFPLDKLRVNVEASFRNNADTAEDDHIDLEWFSPTGELRWSTFSEPLNIPIHSNTGETVRVVGMGGWGDSELLLRQVTHRVEVGRQVLGYLRVSHPWFEVTKPSRQLIFDLGLGTGLMVLSVAASGWFLSGKAMEPVGESYQRLKQFTADASHELRSPIALIQTNVQVALADLDLESSSISHYRQQLKLVERLTQRLGRLVNDLLFLARQDSGISAVVFSPCPVDALLMEVVEEQQLLATEKEISLTLNLVDPPGEIDPELQENWFTVMGNWDELVRLFTNLIGNALQYTPTPGKVQVELGRVAGMRYGFTGLQIKICDTGIGIPSESLPRLFDRFYRVDPARSHQSRESTTGSGLGLAIAQAIVEHHQGQIQVESVVGKGTTFIVTLPISLEY
- a CDS encoding DUF2854 domain-containing protein codes for the protein MLGKISLGTLGLTLGSILTIVGFVAYAADNATLNLVGFFYGFPLLLGGLALKANELKPIPFSQPTTESVLALRKQQATVTQNKIRTDITRFCYGQEAHLDRALTYLGLSPNDEERPVVTGLREIEVNGAYSLILEFDSPFIPLDIWLQKHEKMTKYFAPNVDVKITQPDEDRIELELITTQN